One window from the genome of Hippoglossus hippoglossus isolate fHipHip1 chromosome 6, fHipHip1.pri, whole genome shotgun sequence encodes:
- the nat10 gene encoding RNA cytidine acetyltransferase — MATVRKKVDNRIRVQIENGVALKHRTLFVVVGDRGRDQVVILHHMLSKATVRARPSVLWCYKKELGFSSNRKKRMKHLQKKIKTGTLNLNQDDPFELFIAATNIRYCYYNETHKILGNTFGMCVLQDFEALTPNLLARTVETVEGGGIVVILLRTMNSLKQLYTMTMDVHSRYRTEAHQDVVGRFNERFILSLASCKNCVAIDDQLNILPISSHMANIHPVPPKTQEDGLSPREQELKELKESLQDTQPVGVLVDSCRTMDQAKGVLKFIEAISEKTLRTTVTMTAARGRGKSAALGLAVAGAVAFGYSNIFVTSPSPDNLHTMFEFIFKGFDALQYQEHLDYEIIQSLNPEFNKAVVRVNIFKEHRQTIQYIHPGDAVKLGQAELLVIDEAAAIPLPLVKKLLGPYLVFMASTINGYEGTGRSLSLKLIQQLRQQSASSQQSTSAENRGSNTARLAAARTLYEVSLHESIRYAPGDAVEKWLNELLCLDCLNIPRLISGCPLPQTCDLYYVNRDTLFCYHKASEAFLQRLMALYVASHYKNSPNDLQMLSDAPAHHMFCLLPPVPPTQNSLPEVLAVVQVCLEGEISRQSILNSLSRGKKASGDLIPWTVSEQFQDPEFGSLSGARVVRIAVNPDYQGMGYGSRALQLLQMYYEGKFPTMDESTNSNPNEITSVSSEAVSLLEEVVTPRKELPPLLLKLSERRAERLDYLGVSYGLTTQLLKFWKKAGFTPVYLRQTPNDLTGEHSCVMLKELNTDEAPEQSQWLAAFWKDFRRRFLSLLSYQFSSFNPSLALSILQNKKAKEETSTLSRSELDSHFSPYDLKRLELYSRSMVDYHLIMDLIPVVSRMFFLKQLGNISISAAQCALLLGIGLQHKTVDKLEKEIELPSSQLMGLFNRLIRKFVQAFTSIQEKAIEAEMVATKDVTMEPTVRSLNDDLNEAAKEFEEQHKQDMEKVKEMDLEQYKIRGDDEEWDQVLKKAGKTAIVSIKSDKKRKLDGGNVTASNGGMGNGKVKKKEMPHGKFKKNKDKHGKFGKKA, encoded by the exons ATGGCGACCGTCCGCAAGAAGGTGGACAACCGGATCCGGGTGCAGATCGAGAATGGAGTGGCTCTGAAGCACCGCACCTTGTTTGTGGTGGTGGGAGATCGTGGCAGAGACCAG GTTGTCATCCTGCACCACATGCTGTCCAAAGCCACCGTCAGAGCTCGGCCCTCAGTTCTGTGGTGCTACAAGAAGGAGCTGGGCTTCAGCAG CAACCGCAAGAAGCGCATGAAGCATCTGCAGAAGAAGATCAAGACGGGCACGTTGAATCTGAACCAGGACGACCCGTTTGAGCTCTTCATCGCCGCCACCAACATCCGCTACTGTTACTACAACGAGACGCACAAGATCCTGGGAAACACGTTCGGCATGTGTGTCCTACAG GATTTTGAAGCTCTCACACCAAACCTCTTAGCGAGAACTGTAGAGACAGTAGAAGGAGGCGGGATCGTGGTCATACTGCTGCGGACCATGAACTCTCTGAAGCAGCTCTACACCATGACGATG GACGTTCACTCTCGATACAGAACCGAGGCTCATCAGGATGTGGTCGGACGCTTCAATGAGAG gttTATTCTGTCTCTTGCATCCTGCAAGAACTGTGTTGCCATTGACGACCAACTCAACATCCTTCCAATCTCCAGTCACATGGCAAACATCCACCCAGTTCCTCCAAAGACTCAG GAGGACGGTTTGTCTCCACGAGagcaggagctgaaggagctgaaggagTCTCTTCAGGACACTCAGCCTGTGGGCGTGTTGGTGGATTCCTGCAGGACCATGGACCAG GCCAAGGGGGTGCTGAAGTTCATAGAAGCGATTTCAGAGAAGACCCTGCGGACCACTGTGACTATGACCGCTGCCCGTGGTCGAGGCAAGTCTGCAGCTCTGGGGCTGGCTGTCGCTGGAGCTGTGGCTTTTGG CTATTCCAACATCTTTGTAACGTCACCAAGCCCAGACAACCTCCACACCATGTTTGAGTTTATCTTTAAAGGATTCGATGCTCTGCAGTATCAG GAGCATCTCGACTATGAAATCATCCAGTCTTTGAATCCAGAGTTTAACAAAGCTGTGGTGCGCGTGAACATCTTCAAAGAGCATCGGCAGACGATTCAG TACATCCACCCAGGCGATGCAGTGAAACTGGGCCAGGCTGAGCTGCTGGTCATTGATGAGGCTGCAGCCATCCCTCTGCCCCTGGTCAAGAAGCTGCTGGGACCTTATCTGGTTTTCATGGCTTCCACCATCAACGG GTATGAAGGCACCGGACGTTCCCTCTCCCTCAAACTGATTCAGCAGTTGAGGCAGCAGAGTGCAAGCAGTCAGCAGAGCACGTCAGCAGAGAACAGGGGCAGCAATACAGCAAGGCTGGCAGCag CTCGCACCCTCTATGAGGTCTCTCTCCACGAGTCGATCCGGTACGCTCCAGGAGACGCGGTGGAGAAGTGGCTGAACGAGCTGCTCTGTCTGGATTGTCTCAACATCCCCAGGCTCATCTCTGGCTGCCCACTCCCACAGACCTGTGACCT ATATTATGTGAACAGAGACACACTGTTCTGTTACCATAAGGCGTCTGAGGCCTTCCTGCAGAGGCTGATGGCGCTGTATGTGGCGTCACACTACAAG AATTCACCCAATGACCTGCAGATGTTGTCCGACGCTCCGGCCCATCACATGTTTTGCCTCCTGCCGCCTGTTCCTCCCACACAGAACTCACTACCTGAGGTGCTcgctgtggtgcag GTGTGTCTGGAAGGAGAAATCTCTCGGCAGTCCATCCTCAACAGTCTGTCCAGAGGGAAGAAGGCCTCTGGTGATCTCATTCCCTGGACTGTGTCAGAACAG ttcCAAGACCCAGAGTTCGGCAGCCtctctggagccagagtcgtGCGAATCGCTGTCAATCCAGACTATCAGGGG ATGGGTTACGGCTCCAGAGCTCTCCAACTGCTGCAGATGTACTATGAGGGCAAGTTTCCCACCATGGATGAGAGCACAAACTCGAACCCCAATGAGATCACCTCTGTCAGCAGTGAG GCCGTCAGTCTCCTGGAGGAGGTCGTCACGCCGCGGAAGGAGCTGCCGCCTCTGCTGCTCAAGCTgagtgagaggagagcagagagactCGACTATTTAGGAGTTTCCTATGGTCTTACCACACAGCTGCTGAA GTTCTGGAAGAAAGCAGGTTTTACTCCAGTCTACCTGCGACAAACTCCT AATGACCTGACAGGAGAACACTCGTGTGTGATGCTGAAGGAGCTGAACACAGATGAAGCTCCAGAGCAGAGTCAGTGGCTGGCTGCCTTCTGGAAAG ATTTCCGTCGGCGcttcctgtccctcctctcctACCAGTTCAGCAGCTTCAACCCGAGCCTGGCACTCAGCATCCTGCAGAACAAGAAGGCCAAGGAGGAGACGAGCA CTCTCAGCCGCTCCGAGCTGGACTCACATTTTAGCCCCTACGACCTCAAACGTCTGGAGTTGTATTCTCGGAGCATGGTGGACTACCACCTCATCATGGACCTGATCCCAGTGGTGTCACGCATGTTCTTCCTTAAGCAGCTTGGCAACATCTCCATCTCAGCAGCACAGTGT GCGTTACTGCTGGGTATAGGGTTGCAACACAAGACAGTGGACAAGCTAGAAAAGGAGATTGAACTGCCAAGCTCGCAGCTCATGGGTCTCTTCAACCGCCTCATCCGCAAATTTGTACAA GCCTTCACCAGCATCCAGGAGAAAGCGATTGAAGCAGAGATGGTGGCAACTAAAGACGTTACCATGGAGCCAACTGTCAGAAGTCTGAATGATGATCTG AATGAAGCAGCTAAGGAGTTTGAGGAGCAACACAAGCAGGATATGGAGAAAGTGAAGGAAATGGACTTAGAACA GTACAAGATCCGTGGAGATGATGAGGAGTGGGACCAGGTGTTGAAGAAAGCAGGGAAAACGGCTATTGTCAGCATAAAGAG TGACAAGAAGAGGAAGTTGGATGGGGGAAATGTGACAGCGAGCAATGGAGGAATGGGGAACgggaaagtgaaaaagaaggaaatgCCACACGGCAAGTTCAAGAAGAACAAGGATAAACATGGTAAATTTGGAAAGAAGGCTTGA